In Clostridium swellfunianum, a genomic segment contains:
- a CDS encoding 4-hydroxythreonine-4-phosphate dehydrogenase PdxA, whose product MFSETYMDKPILGILLGDAAGVGPEIVAKVAAKGLLNEYCHPIIIGDARVLKLGMKIAEVDFPLDVIDDIDCANWSSGIPVFDQKNLNPEEIALGEVSPICGKASGDMLVTAVNLYKEGKIHGFCFAPLNKGALKKAGFNYESEHYLFAHLFNWKEPFGEINVLDELWTSRVTSHIPVKEISDRLSVETILRAMRLVSKTLERAGMENARIAVAALNPHAGENGLCGREELDVIIPAMEEAKKLGINAVGPYPSDILFIKAFKGEFDAVVTMYHDQGQIAMKLKGFEQGITIAGGLPAAIVTASHGTAYDIAGKGIAKTEAFENAVKMAARIALSDRQRKESNAS is encoded by the coding sequence ATGTTTTCTGAAACATACATGGACAAACCTATATTAGGAATACTTCTTGGAGATGCTGCTGGTGTAGGTCCTGAAATTGTAGCTAAAGTAGCTGCAAAGGGTTTACTAAATGAATATTGCCATCCAATTATAATTGGAGATGCAAGGGTATTAAAGCTTGGAATGAAAATAGCGGAGGTTGATTTTCCACTAGATGTAATCGATGACATTGACTGTGCTAATTGGAGCAGTGGAATTCCTGTGTTTGACCAAAAGAATTTAAATCCAGAGGAGATAGCTTTAGGAGAGGTAAGTCCTATATGCGGAAAGGCTTCAGGAGATATGCTAGTAACAGCAGTAAATCTTTATAAAGAAGGAAAAATTCACGGTTTCTGTTTTGCTCCGTTAAACAAGGGGGCATTAAAAAAAGCAGGCTTTAATTATGAAAGCGAGCATTATTTATTTGCACACCTTTTTAATTGGAAAGAACCCTTTGGAGAAATAAATGTGCTTGATGAACTATGGACATCTCGTGTAACAAGCCATATACCAGTTAAGGAGATTAGCGACAGGCTTTCAGTTGAAACCATACTAAGAGCTATGAGGCTTGTTAGTAAAACTTTAGAGCGTGCGGGGATGGAAAACGCTAGAATTGCAGTGGCTGCTTTAAATCCTCATGCTGGAGAAAATGGATTATGTGGACGAGAGGAGCTGGATGTTATTATTCCAGCAATGGAAGAAGCAAAAAAGCTTGGAATAAACGCAGTTGGCCCATATCCTTCAGACATTTTGTTTATTAAGGCTTTCAAAGGAGAATTTGATGCTGTAGTTACAATGTATCATGATCAAGGTCAGATAGCTATGAAGCTTAAGGGCTTTGAACAAGGGATAACAATAGCAGGAGGACTTCCAGCAGCTATTGTTACAGCCTCACATGGAACAGCCTATGATATAGCAGGGAAAGGAATAGCAAAGACTGAAGCCTTTGAAAATGCTGTTAAAATGGCTGCTAGAATAGCATTAAGTGACAGACAAAGAAAAGAATCAAATGCATCATAA
- a CDS encoding tripartite tricarboxylate transporter TctB family protein, which yields MKKFVYIVSIIMGLYWIIGGVSYGFWVRKGPGGGFLPIIAGIMAILFCLSALWSERKDKSPSGFNWLAFIPAAALLAMVMLSYVLGMVVSMAIYIFVWLKFIEKHTLKSAISIGVGTAAVIYLIFVFWLRVPLPLGVFEALL from the coding sequence TTGAAAAAGTTTGTTTATATTGTTTCGATAATAATGGGATTATATTGGATAATAGGAGGAGTTTCTTATGGCTTCTGGGTTAGAAAAGGCCCAGGGGGTGGGTTTCTTCCTATAATCGCTGGCATCATGGCAATACTGTTTTGCTTGTCAGCACTTTGGTCTGAACGTAAAGATAAGTCTCCTAGCGGGTTTAACTGGCTGGCATTTATACCAGCCGCCGCTCTTCTTGCAATGGTAATGCTTTCATATGTGCTGGGAATGGTTGTTTCTATGGCAATATATATTTTTGTATGGCTTAAGTTTATAGAGAAACATACTCTTAAGAGTGCTATAAGCATTGGAGTTGGAACTGCTGCTGTTATTTATTTGATATTCGTATTCTGGCTTAGAGTTCCACTGCCTCTAGGAGTATTTGAAGCTCTTCTGTAA
- a CDS encoding transketolase family protein: protein MAKKAIRDAYGEALVKLGRERKDIVVLDADVANSSKSILFGKEFPERFYNVGISEANMAGMAAGMATMGKVPFINTFAAFMMLRAGDPIRSLIAYQNLNVKIGGTYAGLSDSYDGASHHANKDIAFFRSIPNMTVISVCDAVETEKAVRAGIDIDGPVYFRLSRADMPIIFDEDYNFEVGKGVILREGKDATIVATGLMVHKALEATELLKQDNISARVVNLHTIKPIDKELLVKCAKETGAVVTAEEHSIYGGLYGAVSEVLSKEYPVPMSAVGIEDTFTESGDYEQLLSKYGLTAENIANKVREILKRSIAMEPKPIVDYSNELK from the coding sequence ATGGCTAAGAAAGCAATAAGAGATGCCTATGGTGAAGCACTGGTTAAGCTTGGGCGGGAGAGAAAAGATATAGTTGTTTTAGATGCAGATGTAGCAAATTCTTCTAAGAGCATTTTGTTCGGCAAAGAATTTCCTGAAAGATTTTATAATGTTGGAATTTCTGAAGCAAATATGGCTGGAATGGCAGCTGGAATGGCTACAATGGGCAAAGTACCTTTTATAAATACCTTTGCAGCCTTTATGATGCTTAGGGCAGGTGATCCTATAAGAAGTCTTATAGCTTATCAAAACTTGAACGTTAAAATAGGCGGTACCTATGCAGGCCTTTCAGATTCTTATGATGGTGCAAGTCATCATGCCAATAAGGATATAGCCTTCTTTAGAAGCATTCCAAATATGACGGTTATATCAGTGTGCGATGCTGTAGAAACTGAAAAAGCTGTTAGGGCAGGAATTGACATAGATGGACCTGTATATTTTAGATTAAGCAGAGCAGATATGCCAATTATATTTGATGAAGACTATAACTTTGAAGTTGGCAAGGGAGTTATTTTAAGAGAGGGCAAGGATGCAACTATAGTAGCCACAGGACTTATGGTGCATAAGGCTTTAGAGGCTACAGAACTTTTAAAGCAGGATAATATAAGTGCTAGAGTAGTTAATCTTCATACTATAAAGCCAATTGATAAAGAGCTTTTAGTAAAGTGTGCAAAGGAAACAGGTGCTGTAGTTACTGCAGAGGAGCACAGCATATATGGAGGGCTTTACGGAGCTGTTTCAGAGGTTTTATCTAAGGAATATCCTGTACCTATGAGTGCAGTTGGAATAGAAGATACTTTTACCGAATCGGGAGATTACGAGCAGCTGCTTTCTAAATATGGATTAACAGCTGAAAATATAGCAAATAAGGTTCGTGAGATTTTAAAGAGAAGTATTGCTATGGAGCCTAAGCCAATTGTCGACTATTCTAATGAATTAAAATAG
- a CDS encoding sugar phosphate isomerase/epimerase family protein has translation MNESIKKYMKVGLIHFMAYPSCIKGEGPIEETLRKIALDDYFDAVEITWIKDKNVRERAKKIIETSYLTVGYGAQPRLLTTGFNINHLVEEERLKALQTLKEGIDEAYEINAAGFGFLSGKYPEDRLEEAFEALVKSTKELCRYAKEKGNMPILLEVFDYDIDKKSLIGPAQLAKRFAEEIRKEHDNFGLMVDLSHIPQIHETIEESLLPVKDYILHAHMGNCVVKDPSMAAYGDQHPRFGFPNGEVDVDQMVEYLRMLKDIGFISEERRPIVSFEVKPFGDEDPDLVIANAKRVLNLAWAKV, from the coding sequence ATGAATGAATCAATCAAGAAATATATGAAGGTAGGACTAATTCATTTTATGGCATATCCAAGCTGTATTAAGGGTGAGGGACCTATAGAAGAAACGTTAAGAAAGATAGCCTTGGACGATTATTTCGATGCAGTTGAAATCACTTGGATAAAGGATAAGAATGTAAGAGAAAGAGCAAAAAAGATAATAGAAACTTCTTATCTGACAGTAGGATATGGAGCTCAGCCAAGACTACTTACTACAGGTTTTAATATAAATCATTTGGTGGAAGAAGAAAGACTTAAGGCCTTACAAACTCTTAAAGAAGGTATAGATGAGGCTTATGAGATAAATGCAGCAGGTTTTGGCTTCTTGAGCGGTAAGTACCCAGAGGACAGATTAGAGGAAGCTTTTGAAGCCTTGGTTAAATCAACTAAGGAACTATGCAGATATGCTAAAGAAAAAGGAAACATGCCAATACTTCTAGAAGTATTTGATTATGATATTGACAAGAAGTCCTTAATAGGACCAGCGCAGCTTGCAAAGAGGTTTGCAGAAGAAATAAGAAAAGAACATGACAATTTTGGGCTTATGGTGGACTTAAGCCATATACCTCAAATACATGAAACCATAGAGGAATCGCTGCTGCCAGTTAAAGATTATATTCTTCATGCTCATATGGGAAACTGTGTTGTAAAAGACCCGTCAATGGCCGCATACGGCGACCAGCACCCAAGGTTTGGCTTCCCTAATGGAGAAGTGGATGTTGACCAGATGGTAGAGTATTTAAGAATGTTAAAGGATATAGGCTTCATAAGCGAAGAAAGAAGACCTATAGTGAGCTTCGAAGTTAAACCCTTTGGAGATGAAGATCCAGATTTAGTAATTGCAAATGCAAAGAGAGTATTAAATCTTGCTTGGGCTAAAGTATAA
- a CDS encoding sugar phosphate isomerase/epimerase family protein: protein MKNLKAFMKIGIIHSMAFPSSFESKEAMLKAFKHIALDDYFDVIEIGKIKDLEAREHIRKILETSKLACAYSGHSRLLSSGLSINSLNEEERLKAVEELKRGIDEAYYMKALDFSFLSGHYIEHKKEEALEALVKSTKELCSYAYEKGDMPVLLEVFDYDIDKKSLIGPVELVKRYAEKVGKEYSNFGIMVDLSHLPQLRESPRQAILPIKNYIKHIHIGNAVVKNPSMEAYGDMHPRFGFPNSENHVEELIEFLEVLLEIGYLNTENPPVVSFEVKPRPYEDELLVIEGSKRVLNEAWGRVGRDK, encoded by the coding sequence ATGAAAAACCTAAAGGCCTTTATGAAGATAGGCATAATTCACAGCATGGCATTTCCTTCTTCATTTGAAAGTAAAGAAGCTATGCTTAAAGCATTTAAGCATATTGCTCTTGATGACTATTTTGATGTTATTGAAATAGGTAAAATAAAAGATTTAGAAGCAAGAGAGCATATAAGGAAAATACTTGAGACTAGCAAATTAGCTTGTGCTTACAGCGGTCATTCAAGGCTTCTATCAAGTGGTCTCAGTATAAATTCCTTAAATGAAGAAGAAAGATTAAAAGCTGTTGAGGAGCTTAAAAGAGGCATCGATGAGGCTTATTATATGAAAGCTTTAGATTTTTCCTTTTTAAGCGGTCATTATATTGAACATAAAAAGGAAGAGGCCTTAGAAGCGCTTGTTAAGTCGACAAAAGAGCTTTGCAGCTATGCTTATGAAAAAGGCGATATGCCTGTGCTTCTAGAGGTTTTCGATTATGATATAGATAAAAAAAGCCTCATAGGACCGGTGGAACTGGTGAAACGTTATGCAGAAAAGGTCGGGAAGGAGTATTCAAACTTTGGGATAATGGTGGATTTGAGCCATCTGCCACAGCTAAGAGAAAGTCCAAGACAGGCTATTCTGCCTATAAAGAATTATATAAAGCATATTCATATAGGAAATGCTGTGGTGAAGAATCCAAGCATGGAGGCTTATGGAGATATGCACCCAAGGTTTGGCTTTCCGAACAGCGAAAATCATGTGGAGGAACTTATAGAGTTTCTAGAGGTTCTTCTGGAGATAGGATACTTAAATACAGAAAATCCGCCTGTAGTAAGCTTTGAAGTAAAGCCAAGACCTTATGAGGATGAGCTGCTAGTAATAGAGGGCTCAAAGAGAGTTTTAAATGAAGCGTGGGGAAGGGTAGGTAGAGATAAATGA
- a CDS encoding transketolase yields MEAERVKFLEEKCKGFRIDLIELLHKIQTGHPGGSLSAVEIITTLYYEKMNVDSAKPKAEDRDRFVLAKGHAAPIYYRVLAEKGFFKKEELSTLRQINSRLQGHPCAKKTPGVELSTGPLGLGLSAAVGMAASAKQDKKSLYTYVLMGDGELQEGIVWEAAMAASKFKLDNLIAIVDNNGVQLDGTVEEIMPMGSLKDKWSAFGWNVVETDGHDISAFSEAVDKAKELKGKPVVILAKTVKGKGVSFMEGKNIWHGKPISNEEYEKALKELGHNN; encoded by the coding sequence ATGGAAGCAGAAAGAGTTAAATTTTTAGAAGAAAAATGCAAGGGATTTAGAATAGATTTAATAGAGCTTCTTCACAAGATACAGACAGGGCATCCAGGAGGTTCACTATCCGCTGTGGAAATAATAACAACGCTTTATTATGAGAAGATGAATGTAGATTCAGCTAAGCCTAAAGCAGAGGATAGGGATAGGTTTGTGCTGGCTAAAGGTCATGCTGCTCCAATATACTATAGAGTTCTTGCAGAAAAAGGATTTTTTAAAAAAGAAGAATTAAGTACTCTAAGACAGATAAACAGCAGGCTTCAGGGGCATCCCTGTGCAAAAAAGACACCCGGTGTTGAACTTTCTACAGGTCCCTTAGGACTTGGACTTTCTGCGGCAGTAGGTATGGCAGCTTCAGCAAAACAGGATAAAAAATCTCTTTATACTTACGTTTTGATGGGAGATGGAGAGCTTCAAGAGGGTATAGTTTGGGAAGCAGCTATGGCAGCGAGCAAGTTTAAGCTTGACAACCTTATAGCAATTGTTGATAACAATGGGGTTCAACTTGATGGAACTGTGGAAGAAATAATGCCTATGGGAAGCTTAAAGGATAAATGGAGCGCCTTTGGCTGGAATGTAGTAGAGACAGATGGACATGATATATCAGCTTTTTCAGAAGCAGTGGACAAGGCAAAGGAATTAAAGGGTAAGCCTGTTGTGATACTTGCAAAGACTGTAAAGGGTAAGGGAGTATCCTTTATGGAGGGCAAGAACATTTGGCATGGTAAGCCTATAAGTAATGAAGAATATGAAAAGGCGTTAAAGGAACTGGGACATAACAATTAA
- a CDS encoding sugar phosphate isomerase/epimerase family protein, translating to MKLCYQVATPDVSIVPSVTAFQGKLSHSFGRLGELGYDGVELMTLNPLELNWDEVRKEAEKNRLDVVLVCTGEIFGQKKLSFMDKNAEVRQNARARVKEIIDFASYLGAYINIGRVRGQYTDELPKEVSYGYAIDAFKDISEYAGKKEVKIALETVTIMQTNFINTVEEAVKVIKDVDNEYFRLMMDIFHLNIEEKDMFETIKNYAEYNIHVHLADNNRRYPGHCGLNFEKIIKAFKEVGYDGAFCTEIFQIPDQESAAIGAVEHLRPIFNKIYG from the coding sequence ATGAAGCTATGTTATCAGGTTGCGACACCAGACGTTTCTATAGTACCATCAGTGACAGCTTTTCAAGGAAAGCTAAGTCATAGCTTTGGAAGGCTTGGAGAATTAGGGTACGACGGAGTGGAACTTATGACCTTAAATCCCCTTGAGCTTAATTGGGATGAGGTTAGGAAAGAAGCTGAAAAAAATAGGCTTGATGTGGTACTTGTTTGCACAGGAGAAATATTTGGACAGAAAAAGCTTTCCTTTATGGATAAGAATGCAGAGGTAAGGCAAAATGCAAGAGCTAGGGTAAAGGAGATAATAGACTTTGCTTCTTATCTTGGTGCTTATATAAATATTGGAAGAGTGAGAGGGCAGTACACAGATGAGCTTCCTAAGGAAGTGTCTTATGGATATGCAATAGATGCTTTCAAGGATATAAGCGAATATGCAGGAAAGAAAGAAGTAAAAATTGCATTGGAAACAGTAACTATTATGCAGACAAATTTTATCAATACAGTGGAAGAAGCTGTGAAGGTAATTAAAGATGTAGATAATGAATACTTCAGGCTTATGATGGATATATTCCACCTTAATATAGAAGAAAAGGATATGTTTGAAACCATTAAAAACTATGCTGAGTATAATATTCACGTACACTTGGCAGATAACAACAGAAGATACCCAGGACATTGCGGCTTGAATTTTGAAAAAATTATAAAAGCCTTTAAGGAAGTGGGCTATGATGGAGCCTTTTGCACAGAAATTTTCCAAATTCCAGATCAGGAGTCTGCTGCAATTGGTGCAGTAGAGCATCTAAGACCTATATTCAACAAGATTTACGGATAA
- a CDS encoding tripartite tricarboxylate transporter substrate binding protein, with translation MKKIFSLVITAVLTTSILGGCTTKPANGEAKKDWTPEKEIEFVVPSSAGGGSDLNARTISDLAFKNKFSPKNFMIVNQGGGSGAVAFTNVNAKKGNPNTLMVLHSGQVMGSYVNNWDVKAEMLTYIGVVAFDDLTLCVKKESKFTDIKSLLAAVKEKPESVKIGGSQRGNSDHLSFELLNKNTNSKFTYVQFNSSGDAMSALLGGHVDAAIFNPSEVMGQIQAGKVIPLAAFSSERLTGVFKDTPTFKELGYKDIEVREVRAIAGPPSMPAEAVKFYEDMLKKVTETDDWKKNYIEKNLLTPKYMNAADTKKFFTEQIELYKKVFTEVGVMK, from the coding sequence ATGAAAAAAATATTTAGCCTTGTTATTACAGCTGTGTTAACAACAAGCATTCTTGGAGGCTGCACTACAAAGCCTGCAAATGGGGAAGCAAAAAAAGATTGGACACCTGAAAAGGAAATTGAATTTGTTGTACCTTCAAGCGCTGGTGGGGGAAGCGACTTAAATGCAAGAACAATATCTGATTTAGCTTTTAAAAATAAATTCTCGCCTAAGAACTTTATGATAGTAAATCAGGGTGGCGGCTCAGGAGCAGTTGCATTTACAAATGTTAATGCTAAGAAGGGAAATCCTAATACACTTATGGTACTTCACTCTGGACAAGTTATGGGGTCCTATGTTAACAACTGGGATGTTAAAGCTGAAATGCTTACTTATATCGGTGTTGTTGCCTTCGACGATTTAACTCTTTGTGTAAAGAAGGAATCAAAGTTTACAGACATTAAGAGCCTTTTAGCTGCTGTTAAGGAAAAGCCTGAAAGCGTAAAAATAGGAGGCTCTCAAAGAGGAAACAGCGACCATCTATCCTTTGAACTTTTAAATAAAAATACTAATTCAAAATTTACCTATGTTCAGTTTAATAGCTCAGGAGATGCTATGTCAGCACTTCTTGGAGGACACGTTGATGCCGCAATATTCAATCCTTCAGAAGTTATGGGACAAATTCAAGCAGGAAAGGTTATTCCATTAGCTGCGTTCTCATCAGAAAGACTTACAGGAGTATTTAAGGATACACCAACCTTTAAAGAACTTGGCTATAAGGATATAGAAGTTAGGGAAGTTAGAGCTATAGCAGGACCACCTTCAATGCCAGCAGAAGCTGTAAAGTTCTATGAGGATATGTTAAAGAAAGTTACTGAGACTGATGATTGGAAGAAGAATTATATTGAGAAGAATCTTTTAACTCCTAAGTACATGAATGCAGCTGATACAAAAAAATTCTTCACAGAGCAGATAGAGCTCTACAAGAAGGTATTCACAGAAGTAGGAGTTATGAAATAG
- a CDS encoding tripartite tricarboxylate transporter permease gives MENFDLLMHGFQTALTMQNLLAALIGAIIGLVVGAMPGIGSLSGVAMLLPLTFKLPPTTAIIGLAALYYSNMYGGSFSAILLNIPGDSPAVCTAMDGYPLARNGRAGTALSTSTVSSFVGGTIGIIILTICGPLLADAGLAFGPPELALLILLALTSIGWILGENPKAGLVATALGIMIATVGIDRAIGQPRFSFGNPNLLSGVAFIPLVIGMFGFSQVIDMVVNKNNYKSDGVRKVTFRESVLKKHEIKRIMPATVRTGILGTFIGVLPGAGATTASFLSYIMEKRINKNKEEIGKGAIEGVAAAESANNAAAAGAFAPLLTLGIPGSGTTAVLLGGLMMWGLRPGPLLFKENPDFVWGLIGSMYIGNIICLLISFACIPLMMKVVKVPSSVMVPIISVVCIVGTYSVNNSMFDVVLMICMGIVSYLMSLASIPAAPLLLAFVLTPMLETYARQAFDMSNGSLSIFVGSKICIGLIVCIMGFCLAPFIKKFISKKRVIPEQKAL, from the coding sequence ATGGAGAATTTTGATTTACTAATGCATGGCTTTCAGACAGCTTTGACTATGCAAAATTTGCTTGCTGCACTTATAGGCGCAATAATTGGACTTGTAGTTGGTGCTATGCCCGGCATAGGTTCCTTGTCAGGAGTAGCAATGCTTTTGCCGCTTACCTTTAAGCTTCCTCCAACTACAGCTATCATAGGGTTAGCAGCACTATACTATTCAAATATGTACGGCGGTTCTTTCAGTGCAATACTTTTAAATATACCCGGAGATTCACCTGCTGTGTGTACTGCTATGGATGGATATCCACTTGCCAGAAACGGCAGGGCAGGTACAGCTTTATCAACTTCTACTGTTTCCTCCTTTGTAGGTGGAACCATAGGGATAATAATTTTGACAATATGTGGTCCACTGCTTGCCGATGCAGGGCTTGCTTTTGGACCTCCAGAACTTGCTCTTTTAATACTATTGGCGCTTACATCTATAGGCTGGATATTAGGCGAAAATCCCAAAGCAGGACTTGTGGCAACAGCACTAGGTATCATGATAGCTACAGTTGGTATAGACAGAGCAATAGGACAGCCAAGATTCAGCTTTGGAAATCCTAATCTACTTAGCGGAGTAGCTTTTATTCCTCTAGTAATAGGCATGTTTGGCTTCAGCCAAGTTATAGACATGGTAGTAAATAAAAATAACTACAAATCAGATGGAGTAAGAAAAGTAACTTTTAGAGAAAGCGTATTAAAAAAGCATGAAATAAAAAGAATTATGCCTGCAACAGTTCGTACTGGAATTTTAGGAACCTTTATAGGTGTTCTTCCTGGAGCAGGAGCAACTACAGCATCATTTCTATCCTATATAATGGAGAAAAGAATAAATAAAAACAAAGAAGAAATAGGTAAGGGAGCAATCGAAGGTGTGGCAGCAGCAGAGTCTGCTAATAACGCAGCAGCTGCAGGAGCCTTTGCACCGCTTCTTACACTAGGTATTCCGGGATCAGGTACAACAGCAGTGCTTTTAGGCGGACTTATGATGTGGGGATTAAGACCAGGACCGCTGCTATTTAAAGAAAATCCAGACTTTGTATGGGGACTTATTGGGTCAATGTATATTGGAAATATAATATGCCTTTTAATCTCCTTTGCTTGTATACCTCTAATGATGAAGGTTGTTAAAGTGCCTAGCTCAGTTATGGTGCCAATAATATCTGTAGTATGTATCGTTGGAACCTATTCAGTAAATAACAGTATGTTTGATGTTGTACTTATGATTTGCATGGGTATTGTGTCTTATTTAATGAGCCTTGCCAGCATACCAGCAGCACCACTTCTATTAGCCTTTGTATTGACTCCGATGCTAGAAACCTATGCAAGGCAGGCCTTTGATATGTCCAATGGAAGCTTAAGCATATTTGTTGGAAGCAAGATTTGTATAGGACTTATTGTTTGTATAATGGGCTTCTGTCTAGCACCTTTTATAAAGAAGTTTATTAGCAAAAAAAGGGTTATTCCTGAACAAAAAGCTTTATAA
- a CDS encoding aspartate/glutamate racemase family protein has protein sequence MAKVALIHTVRSVLNTFDEKIKEAMGDIKIVNTLDEFLASDPAEKGEFTIENMNRLFSFIKCAEMTDADVVVVSCSTLSPTVEKIRPFVRIPVIAIDDAMIKEAAECGTKITILATADSTIEPTKSKLLREVEKLNKEVEISVIVCPEAYTAIKAGDIKHHDEILKKKSLEIKQQDVVILAQASMAHLQEVIGKICGCTVLSSPSLCIKELKQTLEALNKL, from the coding sequence ATGGCTAAGGTAGCATTGATTCATACAGTAAGGAGTGTGCTAAATACCTTTGATGAAAAGATTAAAGAAGCAATGGGAGATATAAAGATAGTAAATACTTTAGATGAATTTTTAGCCAGCGACCCTGCAGAAAAAGGGGAGTTTACAATTGAGAATATGAACAGGCTGTTTTCTTTCATAAAATGTGCTGAGATGACTGATGCTGATGTTGTGGTTGTAAGCTGCTCCACCTTATCTCCAACAGTTGAAAAAATAAGACCTTTTGTAAGAATACCTGTTATAGCTATAGATGATGCAATGATTAAAGAAGCAGCTGAATGTGGGACTAAAATTACAATACTTGCTACTGCAGATAGTACTATTGAACCAACAAAGTCAAAGCTCTTGAGGGAAGTAGAAAAGCTTAATAAAGAAGTGGAAATTTCGGTAATAGTATGTCCTGAGGCCTATACAGCAATTAAAGCTGGTGACATAAAGCATCATGATGAAATATTGAAAAAGAAGTCTTTAGAAATAAAACAACAGGATGTAGTTATATTAGCACAGGCTTCTATGGCACATTTGCAGGAAGTGATAGGGAAAATTTGCGGATGTACCGTATTGTCAAGTCCAAGCCTTTGTATAAAAGAGCTTAAGCAGACTTTGGAGGCATTAAACAAACTTTAG